A genomic region of Streptomyces sp. NBC_00162 contains the following coding sequences:
- a CDS encoding NAD(P)H-binding protein, translated as MTQTKNNPTQGAAQHTTLVIGGTGKTGRRVAEKLIAQGRPVRIGSRAGTPAFDWNEPAGWPAALEGVDRVYVTYYPDLGFPGAAEQVGAFAEVAVAAGARRLVLLSGRGEEAAQLAEDSLKASGADWTVVRASWFNQNFDESFFLEPVLAGEIALPTADAVEAFVDADDIAEVVVAALTDDRHIGRTYELSGPRLLSFSEVAAELSKVTGREIAYVPVSDDDYRAMLRENGLPEEFAELFTLILDGRNAHLVHGVEEVLGRAPRDFADFAREAAATGVWDVRS; from the coding sequence TCATCGGGGGCACCGGCAAGACCGGGCGGCGCGTCGCCGAGAAGCTCATCGCCCAGGGGCGTCCGGTCCGGATCGGATCCCGTGCCGGGACCCCGGCCTTCGACTGGAACGAGCCCGCCGGATGGCCGGCAGCGCTGGAGGGCGTGGACCGGGTGTACGTGACCTACTACCCCGACCTCGGCTTCCCCGGCGCCGCCGAGCAGGTCGGCGCGTTCGCCGAGGTGGCCGTGGCCGCCGGGGCCCGGCGCCTGGTGCTGCTCTCCGGGCGCGGCGAGGAGGCCGCGCAGCTCGCCGAGGACAGCCTGAAGGCCTCCGGAGCCGACTGGACCGTCGTACGGGCCAGCTGGTTCAACCAGAACTTCGACGAGAGCTTCTTCCTGGAGCCCGTACTGGCCGGCGAAATCGCCCTGCCGACCGCGGACGCCGTCGAGGCCTTCGTCGACGCCGACGACATCGCCGAGGTGGTCGTGGCCGCCCTGACCGACGACCGGCACATCGGCAGGACGTACGAGCTGTCGGGCCCGCGCCTGCTCAGCTTCTCCGAGGTCGCCGCCGAGCTGTCGAAGGTGACGGGCCGCGAGATCGCGTACGTCCCGGTCTCCGACGACGACTACCGTGCGATGCTGCGCGAGAACGGCCTGCCGGAGGAGTTCGCCGAGCTCTTCACCCTGATCCTGGACGGGCGCAACGCGCACCTGGTGCACGGGGTGGAGGAGGTCCTGGGACGCGCGCCCCGCGACTTCGCCGATTTCGCCCGGGAAGCGGCGGCCACCGGCGTCTGGGACGTACGGTCCTGA
- a CDS encoding AraC family transcriptional regulator codes for MDTLTGLLEGPNARGAFLQKSVLNPPWAMRIEDRAPLSVVTMVRGSAWLLPDEGERVWISPGDVAVVRGPAPYTVADSPETPVQIRVGPDQRCSTQAGEDVSDSMALGVRTWGEGHQDEGSAVMLSGSYQAPSEIGRRLLGALPTIVVRPAGAADATLIDLLGSEISRDEPGQEIVLDRLLDLLLIGVLRAWLAAPGSGAPAWYRAQSDPVVGPALRLLHENPAHGWTVEELALKTGVSRASLARRFTDVVGEPPVAYLTGWRLALAADLLRESDATVATVARRVGYGSAFALSTAFKRVRGVSPQEFRSGAAAPAAAAVCGPPRTVVLAESA; via the coding sequence ATGGACACGCTGACCGGTCTCCTCGAAGGCCCCAACGCCCGGGGTGCCTTCCTCCAAAAGTCCGTCCTCAACCCGCCGTGGGCCATGCGCATCGAGGACCGCGCCCCGCTGTCGGTGGTGACGATGGTGCGCGGCTCGGCGTGGCTGCTGCCCGACGAGGGGGAGCGTGTGTGGATCAGCCCCGGAGACGTGGCCGTCGTACGGGGACCGGCCCCGTACACGGTCGCCGACTCCCCTGAGACCCCGGTGCAGATCAGGGTGGGGCCGGACCAGCGGTGCAGCACGCAGGCGGGCGAGGACGTCAGCGACTCCATGGCGCTGGGCGTCCGTACTTGGGGGGAGGGGCATCAGGACGAGGGGTCGGCGGTGATGCTGAGCGGGAGCTACCAGGCGCCGAGCGAGATCGGCCGCCGGCTGCTGGGGGCGCTGCCCACCATCGTCGTCCGCCCGGCGGGGGCCGCGGACGCCACTCTGATCGACCTGCTCGGCTCGGAGATCTCCCGGGACGAGCCGGGCCAGGAGATCGTCCTGGACCGGCTGCTCGACCTGCTGCTGATCGGTGTGCTGCGGGCCTGGCTCGCAGCCCCGGGTTCGGGCGCCCCGGCCTGGTACCGGGCGCAGAGCGATCCGGTGGTGGGCCCGGCTCTGCGGCTGCTGCACGAGAACCCGGCGCATGGGTGGACGGTGGAGGAGCTCGCCCTGAAGACCGGGGTCTCCCGGGCCTCACTGGCCCGGCGGTTCACGGACGTGGTGGGCGAGCCGCCGGTCGCCTATCTGACGGGCTGGCGACTGGCGTTGGCGGCGGACCTGCTGCGCGAATCGGATGCCACCGTCGCGACGGTGGCCCGCCGGGTCGGGTACGGCAGCGCGTTCGCGTTGTCGACGGCCTTCAAGCGGGTACGGGGCGTCAGCCCGCAGGAGTTCCGTTCGGGTGCGGCGGCCCCGGCGGCGGCGGCCGTGTGCGGGCCGCCGCGCACTGTGGTCCTCGCGGAGAGCGCTTAG
- a CDS encoding GNAT family N-acetyltransferase yields MISTPAPRLEPVTAENIDAVCAIRVRPDQAHLVSPVVKSLAEAYVHGDVAWPRAIVDGDEVVGFVMAFLDIQWNPARDPSDRRSGIWRLNISAGHQGKGYGSFAVAAVVEEVRRRGAGRAYVTWDTGDGSPEPFYLGLGFRLTGELSGDQRVGELLLS; encoded by the coding sequence ATGATCAGCACCCCAGCCCCCCGCTTGGAACCCGTGACCGCCGAAAATATCGACGCGGTGTGCGCGATACGGGTGCGCCCCGATCAGGCGCACCTCGTCTCTCCCGTGGTGAAGTCGCTGGCCGAGGCGTACGTCCACGGGGACGTCGCCTGGCCGCGGGCCATCGTCGACGGCGACGAGGTGGTCGGCTTCGTCATGGCCTTCCTCGACATCCAGTGGAACCCGGCCCGCGACCCCTCCGACCGACGCTCCGGCATCTGGCGCCTGAACATCTCCGCCGGCCACCAGGGCAAGGGCTACGGCAGCTTCGCGGTCGCCGCGGTCGTCGAGGAGGTCCGCCGCCGCGGCGCCGGTCGCGCGTACGTCACCTGGGACACCGGCGACGGCAGCCCCGAGCCCTTCTACCTGGGCCTGGGCTTCCGCCTCACCGGCGAACTCAGCGGCGACCAGCGCGTCGGCGAACTGCTCCTGAGCTAA
- a CDS encoding DUF1772 domain-containing protein — MNTGQRSRNTRLATALMVVSTILVGLMAGLFFAFDVSVMPGLAAGDEQTYVTAMRGFNKAIDGNPLFGTAFVLALLVAAASAVVEYRAGRRGTALWVGAAAAAYLVVLVLTFAVNIPLNNELADAGAVADMRDFSIVEKFKTTWVTTNIVRTLLCTAALTALARALVLYGRATPAEES; from the coding sequence ATGAATACCGGTCAGAGATCCCGCAACACCCGGCTCGCCACCGCACTGATGGTCGTCTCGACGATCCTGGTGGGGCTGATGGCCGGGCTGTTCTTCGCCTTCGACGTCTCGGTGATGCCGGGCCTGGCGGCGGGCGACGAGCAGACGTACGTCACCGCCATGCGCGGCTTCAACAAGGCCATCGACGGCAACCCGCTCTTCGGCACCGCCTTCGTGCTCGCCCTGCTGGTGGCCGCGGCCTCGGCGGTCGTCGAGTACCGCGCGGGGCGGCGCGGCACCGCGCTGTGGGTCGGGGCGGCCGCGGCGGCCTACCTCGTCGTGCTCGTGCTCACCTTCGCGGTGAACATCCCGCTCAACAACGAGCTCGCCGACGCGGGCGCCGTCGCCGACATGCGGGACTTCTCGATCGTGGAGAAGTTCAAGACCACCTGGGTCACCACGAACATCGTCCGCACCCTGCTGTGCACGGCGGCCCTCACCGCGCTCGCGCGCGCCCTGGTCCTGTACGGGCGCGCCACTCCCGCCGAGGAGTCTTAG
- a CDS encoding DUF1772 domain-containing protein, protein MARFASLIAATITMGLVSGLFYGFSVAVMPGLRRTDDRAVIEVMQRINVAILNGWFLLGYVGSLVFTGLALALSLPADGREVLSPVIGAFVCCVLAMGITARVNIPLNNALEQAGPVDRIADPAAVRRAFEQPWVRANVWRTVLSTAALGLLAWALVLHGQN, encoded by the coding sequence ATGGCACGGTTCGCGTCCTTGATCGCCGCGACGATCACGATGGGCCTGGTCAGCGGCCTGTTCTACGGGTTCTCGGTGGCCGTGATGCCGGGCCTGCGCCGCACCGACGACCGGGCCGTCATCGAGGTGATGCAGCGCATCAACGTGGCCATCCTCAACGGCTGGTTCCTGCTCGGCTACGTCGGCTCCCTCGTCTTCACCGGGCTGGCGCTCGCGCTGTCCCTCCCCGCCGACGGCCGCGAGGTACTGTCCCCAGTGATCGGCGCGTTCGTCTGCTGCGTCCTGGCGATGGGCATCACGGCCCGCGTGAACATCCCGCTGAACAACGCCCTGGAGCAGGCCGGCCCGGTCGACCGGATCGCCGACCCGGCCGCCGTCCGCCGCGCCTTCGAGCAGCCGTGGGTACGGGCCAACGTGTGGCGGACGGTGCTGTCCACGGCGGCGCTCGGCCTGCTGGCCTGGGCGCTGGTCCTGCACGGGCAGAACTAG
- a CDS encoding AMP-binding protein, whose translation MLTALDGVYGDRPDAVTVAGRSASYEDLLGAARAVAADVAGAPAFAVTATASLETVAAAVGGLLAGVPLVPLPPDAGPAEREHILRDSGAVVVDVDFARRSSGWSGKAPAPEDPAMILYTSGTTGAPKGVVLSGAALAADLDALAEAWQWSAEDTLVHGLPLFHVHGLVLGVLGALRTGSRLVHTGRPTPEAYAAAGGSLYFGVPTVWSRIAGAPEAAAALSGARLLVSGSAALPAPVFRDLERLTGLRPVERYGMTETLITISGRAGGEVRPGTVGTPLRGIRTRIAAEPGAEIGELQLTGPTLFAGYLGRPEATADAYTEDGWFRTGDIAAVDEADGVHRIVGRASIDLIKSGGYRIGAGEIENALLDHPKVTEAAVVGVPDADLGQRIVAFVVAEGVTGAELTEFVAAHLSVHKRPREVRFVAAVPRNAMGKPQKKLLLTGEFGPQEG comes from the coding sequence ATGCTGACCGCGCTCGACGGGGTGTACGGGGACCGGCCGGACGCCGTGACCGTCGCCGGCCGTTCCGCCTCCTACGAGGACCTGCTCGGCGCGGCCCGCGCGGTCGCGGCAGACGTGGCCGGAGCCCCCGCGTTCGCGGTGACGGCGACGGCCTCGCTGGAGACCGTCGCCGCCGCGGTCGGGGGACTGCTGGCCGGGGTGCCGCTCGTCCCGCTGCCGCCCGACGCCGGGCCCGCCGAGCGCGAGCACATCCTGCGCGACTCCGGGGCGGTCGTCGTCGACGTGGACTTCGCCCGGCGCTCCTCCGGCTGGTCGGGGAAGGCTCCGGCGCCCGAGGATCCCGCGATGATCCTCTACACCTCCGGGACCACCGGCGCGCCCAAGGGCGTGGTGCTCAGCGGCGCGGCCCTCGCCGCCGACCTGGACGCGCTGGCCGAGGCCTGGCAGTGGAGTGCCGAGGACACCCTGGTGCACGGGCTGCCGCTGTTCCACGTGCACGGGCTCGTGCTCGGCGTGCTCGGCGCCCTGCGCACCGGAAGCCGCCTCGTCCACACCGGGCGGCCCACGCCCGAGGCCTACGCGGCGGCGGGCGGGAGCCTGTACTTCGGGGTGCCGACCGTGTGGTCCCGTATCGCCGGGGCGCCGGAAGCCGCTGCCGCGCTGTCCGGGGCCCGGCTGCTGGTCTCGGGCAGCGCGGCCCTGCCCGCGCCCGTCTTCCGGGACCTGGAGCGGCTGACCGGGCTGCGGCCCGTGGAGCGCTACGGCATGACCGAGACGCTGATCACCATCAGCGGCCGGGCGGGCGGGGAGGTCCGTCCCGGTACGGTCGGCACCCCGCTGCGCGGGATCCGGACCCGGATCGCGGCCGAGCCGGGCGCCGAGATCGGGGAACTCCAGCTCACGGGGCCGACGCTGTTCGCCGGATACCTGGGGCGCCCGGAGGCCACCGCGGACGCGTACACCGAGGACGGCTGGTTCCGTACGGGCGACATCGCGGCCGTCGACGAGGCGGACGGCGTGCACCGGATCGTGGGCCGGGCCTCCATCGACCTGATCAAGTCGGGCGGGTACCGGATCGGCGCGGGCGAGATCGAGAACGCGCTGCTGGACCACCCCAAGGTGACCGAGGCGGCCGTGGTCGGCGTACCCGACGCGGACCTCGGCCAGCGCATCGTCGCCTTCGTCGTCGCCGAGGGGGTCACGGGCGCGGAGCTCACCGAGTTCGTGGCCGCGCACCTGTCCGTGCACAAGCGCCCGCGGGAGGTGCGGTTCGTCGCGGCGGTACCGCGCAACGCCATGGGCAAACCGCAGAAGAAGCTGCTGCTGACGGGGGAGTTCGGCCCGCAGGAAGGTTGA
- a CDS encoding bifunctional DNA primase/polymerase codes for MAAELRDSRSDPGQCTRTAPVAGLPVTTAKWCARQGWPVHPLAAGRKTPVGNCAACRAPGHDRAACDCLRAGRWCHGFHAATLDADRVEQWWGTRPELGVGVATGPADLVVIDVDAHGRELPGRDRLLPGIAISAGIDLTGLANGFHTLGVLAALHGVTSPADDASTLRVRTPSGGLHVWYHGGGRRWQCSTGSGGGRALAWQVDVRAHGGYIVAPGTVTSAGVYRALGPVREPAPLPDWLAGELERTGHLVPETAAAAIGPRPVPPRARQAVLAAGGGDGVAQRVLAGVLAEVAACAAVPEGAAFSEKLNRAAYTAGGLVAAGRLTEDAATRALREAAERARPGQESRCGAIIRGGLSAGLARPLSLGGRG; via the coding sequence ATGGCAGCTGAGCTGCGGGATTCGCGCAGCGACCCAGGGCAGTGCACGAGAACTGCGCCGGTCGCCGGGCTCCCAGTGACGACTGCCAAGTGGTGTGCCCGGCAGGGGTGGCCGGTTCACCCCCTCGCCGCGGGCCGCAAGACGCCCGTGGGCAACTGCGCCGCGTGCCGCGCGCCGGGACACGACCGCGCCGCGTGCGACTGCCTCCGGGCGGGCCGCTGGTGCCACGGGTTCCACGCGGCCACGCTCGACGCGGACCGCGTCGAGCAGTGGTGGGGCACCCGGCCGGAGCTCGGTGTCGGCGTGGCCACCGGTCCCGCGGACCTCGTCGTCATCGACGTCGACGCGCACGGGCGGGAACTGCCCGGCCGCGACCGGCTGCTGCCCGGCATCGCCATCTCCGCCGGGATCGACCTGACGGGACTGGCCAACGGCTTTCACACCCTGGGTGTGCTCGCCGCTCTGCACGGCGTCACCAGCCCGGCGGACGACGCGTCGACGCTGCGCGTGCGCACCCCGTCGGGCGGGCTGCACGTCTGGTACCACGGCGGCGGGCGGCGGTGGCAGTGCTCCACCGGTTCGGGCGGCGGCCGGGCCCTGGCCTGGCAGGTGGACGTACGCGCCCACGGCGGCTACATCGTGGCCCCGGGGACCGTGACCAGCGCGGGCGTCTACCGCGCCCTGGGGCCCGTACGCGAGCCCGCGCCGCTGCCGGACTGGCTCGCCGGGGAGCTGGAGCGCACCGGGCACCTGGTTCCCGAGACCGCGGCTGCTGCCATCGGGCCCCGGCCCGTGCCGCCCCGCGCCCGGCAGGCCGTTCTCGCGGCCGGTGGCGGCGACGGTGTCGCACAGCGGGTCCTGGCGGGGGTGCTCGCCGAGGTCGCCGCGTGCGCGGCCGTACCCGAAGGGGCGGCGTTCTCCGAGAAGTTGAACCGCGCCGCCTACACGGCCGGCGGGCTGGTCGCCGCCGGGCGCCTCACCGAGGACGCTGCCACGCGGGCCCTGCGGGAAGCGGCCGAGCGGGCCCGGCCCGGGCAGGAGAGCCGCTGCGGGGCCATCATCCGCGGCGGGCTGAGTGCGGGCCTGGCGCGCCCGCTGTCCCTCGGAGGCCGCGGATGA
- a CDS encoding DNA primase family protein: MSLDKEGVLSGFDVQAVAAQILAQPVPAQPIPAPRESGESGVQSSGSGSDGEATADGLLPDTLTDRGNAKLFVKLYSNDYRHVPGIGWFRWDCTRWQIDEDDTAVWAAGDLAESIATTDPRGVYTPAALQQHRRRALSTSGMNAMLAQAKSAPGMVLNAARLDADPYALCTPAGVVDLRTGHIRPSDPALDFHSRSTSAAPQPMPTPRWNRFLTDTFGQGPEGAQMIDFLQLLLGYSVTGDVGAQVMPFLFGSGKNGKSVLLDVLMKLLGDYADAAPPGFLMARPYEGHPTDLAELHGRRVIVCSEVKPGDRFDEARVKLLTGGDRIKARRMRQDFFSFEPTHKLWLLGNHRPEVGTGGFAFWRRMRLIPFERVVSDDRKIDNLADVLVTQEGPGILNWLIEGARRYLGGDKDLTGPERVRIATTAYAETEDHTGRFLGETCRLEPELRAEQATLYAAYRSWCHNEGAPAISSRAFAARVREVVGLASPKEMILSNQRKYYPGIGLLADEETA, encoded by the coding sequence ATGAGTCTCGACAAGGAGGGCGTGCTGTCCGGCTTCGACGTCCAGGCGGTTGCGGCGCAGATCCTGGCGCAGCCCGTTCCGGCGCAGCCCATTCCGGCGCCCCGGGAGTCGGGTGAGTCCGGCGTGCAGTCCAGCGGTTCGGGCTCCGACGGCGAGGCGACGGCGGACGGACTGCTGCCCGACACGCTCACTGACCGCGGCAACGCCAAGCTGTTCGTCAAGCTCTACTCCAACGACTACCGGCACGTTCCCGGGATCGGCTGGTTCCGCTGGGACTGCACCCGCTGGCAGATCGATGAGGACGACACCGCGGTGTGGGCCGCGGGCGACCTGGCGGAGTCCATCGCCACCACCGACCCCCGCGGCGTGTACACCCCGGCCGCGCTCCAGCAGCACCGCCGTCGCGCGCTCAGCACCAGCGGGATGAACGCCATGCTCGCGCAGGCGAAGTCCGCCCCGGGCATGGTGCTCAACGCGGCGCGGCTGGACGCCGACCCGTACGCGCTGTGCACGCCCGCCGGCGTCGTGGACCTGCGTACCGGTCACATCCGCCCCTCCGACCCCGCGCTGGACTTCCACTCCCGCTCCACCTCGGCGGCGCCTCAGCCGATGCCCACGCCGCGCTGGAACCGCTTCCTGACCGACACCTTCGGCCAGGGGCCGGAGGGCGCGCAGATGATCGACTTCCTGCAGCTGCTGCTCGGCTACTCCGTCACCGGGGACGTCGGCGCCCAGGTCATGCCGTTCCTGTTCGGGTCGGGCAAGAACGGCAAGTCGGTCCTGCTGGACGTCCTGATGAAGCTGCTCGGCGACTACGCGGACGCGGCGCCGCCCGGGTTCCTGATGGCCCGCCCGTACGAGGGCCATCCGACCGACCTCGCCGAACTGCACGGCCGGCGGGTGATCGTGTGCAGCGAGGTCAAGCCGGGCGACCGCTTCGACGAGGCCCGGGTCAAGCTGCTCACCGGCGGCGACCGGATCAAGGCCCGCCGGATGCGGCAGGACTTCTTCAGCTTCGAGCCGACCCACAAGCTGTGGCTGCTGGGCAACCACCGCCCCGAAGTGGGCACGGGCGGCTTCGCGTTCTGGCGGCGCATGCGGCTGATCCCGTTCGAGAGGGTCGTCTCCGACGACCGCAAGATCGACAACCTGGCGGACGTCCTCGTCACCCAGGAGGGCCCCGGCATCCTCAACTGGCTCATCGAGGGCGCCCGCCGCTACCTGGGCGGCGACAAGGACCTCACGGGCCCCGAGCGGGTCCGCATCGCGACCACGGCGTACGCCGAGACCGAGGACCACACCGGGCGCTTCCTCGGGGAGACCTGCCGGCTCGAGCCCGAGCTGCGGGCCGAACAGGCCACGCTCTACGCGGCCTACAGGAGCTGGTGCCACAATGAGGGCGCCCCGGCGATATCCTCCCGGGCCTTCGCGGCACGGGTCCGCGAGGTGGTGGGACTGGCCTCGCCCAAGGAAATGATCCTGTCCAACCAGCGCAAGTACTACCCGGGCATCGGCCTGCTCGCGGACGAGGAGACAGCATGA
- a CDS encoding DUF6009 family protein: MSALIAEDEIVHEVDLVWLEDISGLDYVRQSLDRLPTRRGRPAYHRDGRMVGYALLGPGAKPSRSSGTFRRRVFWLLPHDRDTDPDGLYATGAPAEAVDARTLAPGSKGRKTERSEGGPMSSALRGLLP; this comes from the coding sequence ATGAGCGCCCTCATCGCAGAAGACGAGATCGTCCACGAAGTGGACCTCGTCTGGCTCGAGGACATCAGCGGGCTCGACTACGTCCGGCAGAGCCTGGACCGGCTGCCGACCCGGCGCGGCAGGCCCGCCTACCACCGTGACGGGCGGATGGTCGGGTACGCGCTGCTGGGACCGGGCGCCAAGCCCTCCCGCTCCTCCGGCACGTTCCGGCGGCGGGTGTTCTGGCTGCTCCCGCACGACCGGGACACCGACCCGGACGGCCTGTACGCGACGGGGGCGCCGGCGGAGGCCGTGGACGCCCGGACCCTGGCCCCGGGCAGCAAGGGCCGCAAGACCGAGCGCTCGGAAGGCGGCCCGATGTCGTCGGCTTTGCGGGGACTGCTGCCGTAG